One stretch of Juglans microcarpa x Juglans regia isolate MS1-56 chromosome 3D, Jm3101_v1.0, whole genome shotgun sequence DNA includes these proteins:
- the LOC121255666 gene encoding protein CHAPERONE-LIKE PROTEIN OF POR1, chloroplastic-like, producing MAATLSVRPNRFAAGSPYSRPPARRPVSSHTGRPAKNEPWQGVSTATVIPSRRTLVQAGSRADDSAPSEKSVENALKLLGVSEGASFDEILRAKNSVLAACKDDQEAIAQVEAAYDMLLMQSLTQRRAGKVVSSGIRYADVKPVSAPRMGSMPQWLQAAVKNPPVSVETPSSSDLGIQAGVYGALMVLTYVNGTSSSLAAPYAGADVPGLILAGSFGASLYFMTKQNVKLGKATVITIGGLVAGAVVGSAVESWLQVDIVPFLGINSPAAVISEFILFSQFLVSLCLR from the exons ATGGCTGCCACTCTCTCAGTCCGGCCCAACCGCTTCGCCGCCGGTTCACCCTACTCTCGGCCCCCGGCCCGTCGTCCCGTATCATCACACACTGGCAGGCCCGCCAAGAACGAACCATGGCAAGGGGTGAGTACTGCTACCGTTATACCCTCCCGGCGCACGCTAGTCCAAGCCGGTTCGAGAGCCGACGACTCGGCGCCGTCCGAGAAGTCCGTGGAGAACGCTCTCAAACTTCTTGGAGTCTCCGAGGGCGCTTCCTTTGATGAAATACTCCGCGCCAAGAATTCGGTCCTCGCCGCTTGTAAGGACGACCAGGAGGCGATTGCACAG GTTGAGGCTGCATATGATATGTTGCTTATGCAAAGCTTAACTCAGCGGCGAGCTGGAAAAGTTGTGAGTAGTGGCATCCGTTATGCTGATGTTAAGCCTGTAAGTGCTCCTAGGATGGGATCAATGCCTCAGTGGTTGCAGGCTGCTGTGAAGAATCCTCCTGTTTCAGTTGAAACACCATCAAGCAGTGATTTGGGAATACAAGCTGGTGTTTATGGGGCTTTAATGGTCTTAACATATGTAAATGGAACTTCATCATCTCTTGCAGCACCATATGCTGGGGCTGATGTTCCCGGACTGATCTTGGCTGGGAGTTTTGGAGCTTCCTTGTACTTCATGACCAAACAAAATGTTAAGTTAG GGAAGGCTACAGTAATTACCATAGGCGGGCTAGTGGCTGGTGCTGTGGTGGGATCTGCAGTTGAGAGCTGGCTGCAGGTTGACATTGTCCCATTTCTTGGCATAAACTCCCCTGCTGCTGTAATAAGCGAATTTATACTCTTCTCTCAATTCTTGGTCTCCCTGTGCCTAAGGTAA
- the LOC121255718 gene encoding LOW QUALITY PROTEIN: probable protein phosphatase 2C 60 (The sequence of the model RefSeq protein was modified relative to this genomic sequence to represent the inferred CDS: inserted 1 base in 1 codon): MLSELMNFLRACFRPRSDRYVHGGSDAGGRQDGLFWYKDSGQHLNGEFSMAVVQANNLLEDQSQLESGSLSSHETGPYGTFVGIYDGHGGPETSRYINVHLFQHLKWFTAEQQSMSMDVIRKAFQATEDGFLSLVTKQWPVKPQIAAVGSCALVGIICGGTLYIANLGDSRAVLGRVVRATGEVLAIQLSMEHNACIESVRQELHSLHPNDSQIVVLKHNVWRVKGLIQISRSIGDVYLKKAEFNREPLYSKFRLREPFERPILSSEPAISVHQLQPHDQFIIFASDGLWEHLSNQEAVDIVQNHPHSGSARRLVKAALQEAAKKREMRYSDLKKIDRGVRRHFHDDITVIVAFVDSNLVSRASSVRCPTISVRGGGINLPXNTLAPCTTPTEAGNT; this comes from the exons ATGTTATCGGAGTTGATGAACTTTTTGAGGGCCTGTTTTCGGCCGAGGTCCGATCGATATGTTCATGGGGGTTCCGATGCAGGGGGGCGCCAAGATGGGCTATTTTGGTACAAAGACAGCGGACAGCACTTGAATGGTGAATTCTCTATGGCTGTAGTCCAGGCCAACAATTTGCTTGAGGACCAGAGCCAGCTGGAGTCTGGCAGTTTGAGCTCGCATGAGACTGGCCCCTATGGTACCTTTGTTGGTATCTATGACGGGCATGGCGGGCCTGAGACATCACGCTATATCAATGTTCACCTATTTCAGCATCTGAAGT GGTTTACTGCAGAGCAACAATCGATGTCAATGGATGTGATACGGAAAGCATTTCAAGCAACAGAAGATGGGTTTTTGTCTCTTGTTACCAAACAATGGCCAGTGAAGCCACAGATTGCAGCCGTTGGGTCATGTGCTCTTGTTGGCATTATTTGTGGGGGAACCCTTTACATTGCCAACCTTGGTGATTCCCGTGCTGTCCTGGGAAGAGTGGTGAGGGCAACAGGGGAGGTTTTAGCCATCCAATTGTCGATGGAGCACAATGCTTGTATAGAATCTGTGAGGCAGGAGCTGCATTCTTTGCATCCCAATGACTCACAAATTGTAGTATTGAAACATAATGTATGGCGTGTAAAAGGTCTTATACAG ATTTCTAGATCAATTGGTgatgtatatttaaaaaaggcCGAGTTCAACAGGGAGCCTTTATATTCTAAGTTTCGCCTTCGGGAACCTTTCGAAAGGCCAATACTTAGTTCTGAACCAGCAATTTCAGTGCACCAATTGCAACCACATGATCAATTTATTATCTTTGCATCTGATGGGCTGTGGGAGCACCTTAGCAATCAGGAAGCAGTTGATATAGTTCAAAATCATCCACATAGT GGAAGTGCAAGAAGGCTAGTAAAAGCTGCTTTGCAAGAAGCCgcaaagaagagagaaatgagGTATTCGGACTTGAAGAAGATCGACCGTGGTGTCCGCCGCCACTTCCACGATGATATCACAGTGATTGTTGCCTTTGTAGACTCAAATCTCGTAAGCAGGGCTAGCTCAGTCAGGTGCCCTACTATATCCGTGAGAGGGGGTGGTATAAACCTTC CTAACACACTAGCACCTTGTACGACGCCAACTGAAGCTGGCAATACCTAG
- the LOC121255665 gene encoding V-type proton ATPase subunit B 2: MGVPPNNHDMEEGTLEIGMEYRTVSGVAGPLVILDKVKGPKYQEIVNIRLGDGTTRRGQVLEVDGEKAVVQVFEGTSGIDNKYTTVQFTGEVLKTPVSLDMLGRIFNGSGKPIDNGPPILPEAYLDISGSSINPSERTYPEEMIQTGISTIDVMNSIARGQKIPLFSAAGLPHNEIAAQICRQAGLVKRLEKSENLLEDVEEDNFAIVFAAMGVNMETAQFFKRDFEENGSMERVTLFLNLANDPTIERIITPRIALTTAEYLAYECGKHVLVILTDMSSYADALREVSAAREEVPGRRGYPGYMYTDLATIYERAGRIEGRKGSITQIPILTMPNDDITHPTPDLTGYITEGQIYIDRQLHNRQIYPPINVLPSLSRLMKSAIGEGMTRKDHADVSNQLYANYAIGKDVQAMKAVVGEEALSSEDLLYLEFLDKFERKFVTQGAYDTRNIFQSLDLAWTLLRIFPRELLHRIPAKVLDQYYSRDASN, from the exons ATGGGTGTGCCGCCAAACAATCACGACATGGAGGAGGGGACGCTGGAGATTGGAATGG AGTATAGAACTGTGTCTGGAGTTGCAGGACCTCTAGTTATCCTCGATAAAGTAAAG GGGCCTAAATATCAAGAGATTGTCAATATCCGTCTAGGAGATGGAACCACCCGACGTGGCCAAGTTCTAGAAGTTGATGGAGAAAAGGCTGTTGTTCAG GTTTTTGAAGGAACGTCTGGAATTGACAATAAATACACAACGGTGCAATTTACTGGAGAG GTTTTGAAAACTCCTGTCTCATTGGACATGCTTGGGCGCATATTTAATGGTTCCGGGAAACCCATTGATAATGGTCCTCCTATTTTGCCTGAGGCTTACTTGGACATATCTG GGAGTTCTATCAACCCTAGTGAGAGAACCTATCCCGAGGAGATGATACAGACAGGGATTTCTACAATTGATGTCATGAATTCCATTGCTAGAGGACAAAAAATTCCACTTTTCTCTGCTGCCGGTCTTCCCCATAATGAAATAGCTGCTCAGATATGTCGCCAGGCTGGCTTGGTCAAGCGATTGGAGAAGTCTGAAAATCTTCTTGAG GATGTGGAAGAAGATAATTTTGCCATTGTATTTGCAGCTATGGGTGTAAATATGGAGACTGCACAGTTTTTCAAGCgtgattttgaggaaaatggCTCAATGGAGAGAGTGACCCTTTTTCTGAATCTG GCAAATGACCCTACAATTGAACGTATTATCACTCCTCGTATTGCTCTTACTACTGCTGAATATTTGGCTTATGAATGTGGGAAGCATGTTCTTGTCATTCTTACAGACATGAGTTCTTATGCCGATGCTCTTCGTGAG GTGTCTGCTGCCCGTGAAGAAGTGCCGGGAAGGCGTGGGTATCCTGGGTACATGTATACTGATTTGGCAACAATTTATGAGCGTGCTGGAAGAATTGAAGGGCGGAAAGGTTCCATAACACAAATTCCAATTTTAACCATGCCTAATGATG ACATTACGCATCCCACCCCAGATCTTACAGGATATATTACTGAGGGGCAAATATACATTGACAGGCAGTTGCACAACAGACAG ATATATCCACCAATCAATGTCCTCCCATCCCTGTCTCGTCTGATGAAG AGTGCCATTGGTGAGGGTATGACCCGCAAGGACCATGCTGATGTATCCAACCAG CTATATGCAAACTATGCAATTGGGAAGGATGTCCAGGCAATGAAAGCTGTGGTTGGAGAAGAAGCCCTTTCTTCTGAGGACCTG CTGTATTTGGAGTTCTTGGATAAGTTTGAGAGGAAATTTGTGACCCAAGGAGCGTACGACACCCGTAATATCTTCCAGTCACTAGATTTGGCATGGACACTTCTTCGAATTTTCCCCCGGGAGCTTCTCCACCGTATACCTGCAAAGGTCCTTGACCAGTATTACAGCCGAGATGCATCTAATTGA
- the LOC121255663 gene encoding uncharacterized protein LOC121255663: MLATGKVSLVPCFPRSRYRSGFCCRADALQSHATGGQDNKENKKKKVMIVGSGWAGLGAAHHLCNQGFDVTVLEGSPDDVGIRGYWYPYQNIFSLVDELGIKPFTNWTTSAQYSEEGLEVEFPIFNDLPQLPTPLGTLLYTKFARLPFVDRLTSLPLAAAVIDFDNTDTAWRKYDSITARELFKQFGFSERLHRDVFGPLLQVGLFAPAEQCSAAATLGLLYYILAHQKDFDLVWCHGTVKEKIFEPWIDFIRTKGFDILEDRKVTDLIFNEETGCITEIVCGMESYNADAVIFAVGISRLQELIKNSAVLCTREEFLKVLNLAGIDVVTVKLCLDRKVKIPNAINACSGFDYSSGWTFFDLNIIHDEHKDDSVTVLQADFYHSNELLPLKDDDIVAKVMSYLSKCIKEFKDAVVTDKVIGRFPQSFTHFYPGSYKYMMRGSTSFPNLFMAGDWIITRHGSWSQEKSYVTGLEAANRVVDYLEEGSFAKIIPVEEDEPHIQALRSLNRSFNEFRSQVPLSNFFLQ; this comes from the exons ATGTTGGCTACTGGGAAAGTCTCACTCGTTCCATGCTTCCCTAGGAGCCGATACAGAAGTGGGTTTTGCTGCAGAGCTGATGCTCTTCAAAGCCATGCAACTGGGGGCCAAGATAACaaggaaaataagaagaagaaggtaaTGATCGTTGGCTCCGGATGGGCTGGCCTTGGCGCTGCTCATCACCTCTGCAACCAGGGCTTTGATGTCACCGTTCTTGAAGGCAGTCCGGACGACGTTGGCATTCGTG GTTATTGGTATCCCTACCAAAACATATTTAGCCTTGTCGATGAGCTGGGTATCAAGCCCTTCACTAACTGGACAACGTCTGCGCAGTATTCAGAAGAGGGGTTAGAG GTTGAATTTCCAATATTCAATGATTTGCCTCAATTGCCTACTCCATTGGGGacattattatatactaaa TTTGCTCGGCTCCCATTTGTGGATAGGTTAACCTCACTTCCGTTAGCGGCTGCAG TAATTGACTTTGACAACACTGACACAGCCTGGAGAAAATATGATTCCA TCACTGCAAGGGAGCTTTTTAAACAGTTTGGCTTCTCGGAAAGGCTTCATCGAGATGTTTTTGGTCCATTGCTTCAAGTGGGCTTGTTCGCTCCAGCAGAGCAATGTAGTGCTGCTGCAACTCTTGGGTTGCTATACTACATCCTTGCCCACCAG AAAGATTTTGATTTGGTATGGTGTCATGGGACAGTCAAAGAAAAGATTTTTGAGCCGTGGATTGATTTCATAAGGaccaaaggttttgatattcTGGAGGATAGAAAAGTGACAGATTTGATCTTTAACGAAGAAACAGGTTGTATTACAGAAATAGTCTGTGGCATGGAGTCATATAATGCTGATGCAGTTATCTTTGCTGTTGGAATATCCAGACTTCAGGAACTTATCAAAAACAG TGCAGTGCTATGTACAAGGGAGGAGTTTCTCAAGGTTTTAAACTTGGCTGGCATCGATGTAGTCACTGTTAAGCTTTGCCTCGATAGGAAG GTTAAAATTCCAAATGCAATTAACGCATGCTCTGGATTTGATTATTCATCAGGCTGGACTTTTtttgacttgaatataattcaTGATGAGCATAAAGATGACTCAGTAACAGTCCTGCAAGCTGATTTT TATCATTCCAATGAATTGTTGCCGCTGAAGGATGATGATATAGTTGCAAAAGTGATGTCTTACCTATCAAAGTGCATCAAGGAATTCAAAGATGCTGTTGTGACTGATAAGGTGATTGGAAGATTTCCACAATCTTTTACTCACTTTTATCCAG GTTCATACAAGTACATGATGCGTGGGTCTACATCTTTCCCAAACTTATTCATGGCCGGAGACTGGATCATAACCCGACATGGTTCCTGGTCACAG GAAAAATCCTATGTCACGGGACTTGAAGCCGCGAACCGGGTGGTGGACTACCTTGAAGAAGGGAGCTTTGCCAAAATAATACCAGTAGAGGAAGATGAACCTCACATTCAAGCGCTTCGAAGCCTCAACAGGAGCTTTAATGAGTTCAGATCCCAAGTTCCATTGTCCAATTTCTTCCTTCAGTGA
- the LOC121256389 gene encoding protein ALTERED PHOSPHATE STARVATION RESPONSE 1-like produces MGCVASKLEGEEEVVSICKERKRQLKLAVERRHALAEAHCRYCHALYAVAAAIDLFVARHSSHASQFLITFPPPCPPPPMENVVNNPMFLQQRPSDSTTHEAIACESCGSLTSSDSSEEEREEEEAEEEEEEEEERAEQPCGYFYMEMPPSMPSPQRDFGWDFFNSFDSMRPEVISGYRRSSDDDLRVVREEEGIPELEEEGDREEQETKVVMVEENGDVEHESGVEEVKVVDGANVNQGEHKGLTVIDTPVVGRELLDALKDIEDHFIRAFDSGKDVSRMLEANRVYLQSNLEEIKENSTKLIQAITCNRSTSSRTSSCKSLVASSSKSSSTWTEYKNDLFDDYGGMASGSHSLTLGRLYAWEKKLYEEVKAGDSTRKIYEKKCLRLRNQDVRGDGEQTLDKTRAAVKDLYARILVAIRSAESISMRIQKLRDEELQPQIVELLKGLTRTWKIMLESHETQNKILFEVRSFTCPTFGKFCNDTHRLATLQLEAELHNWRACLMEYVTAQKRYVEALHGWLAKFVVPEVEFYSRGRNSAVPYRVDGPPLLVICRDWLASINKLPDKAVAFALKSFAKDVKALWVQQGEEQQQKRKVDSLAKDIDRRILAFEKTESRFLESKFTNLKLETEEENRDEYLTDKKDQLDSWRRKLDVEKEKHHNCMQETQRITLNGFQTGFSTVFESLMEFSKASKKMYNDLVTCSENAEKAGNLSYIEGSMVEDNGSR; encoded by the exons ATGGGGTGTGTTGCTTCTAAGCTGGAGGGGGAAGAGGAAGTTGTATCTATCTGCAAAGAGAGGAAACGTCAACTGAAGCTTGCTGTGGAGAGAAGACACGCTCTTGCAGAGGCACATTGTAGGTACTGTCACGCTCTCTATGCGGTAGCAGCAGCCATAGATCTCTTTGTCGCTCGCCACTCTTCTCATGCTTCACAGTTCCTCATCACGTTCCCACCACCTTGTCCTCCTCCTCCAATGGAGAATGTCGTAAACAACCCAATGTTCCTTCAACAAAGACCCTCTGATTCCACCACTCACGAAGCCATCGCTTGTGAATCGTGTGGGTCCTTAACTTCTTCAGACTCTtctgaggaagagagagaagaagaagaagcagaagaagaagaagaagaagaagaagaaagagccGAACAGCCCTGTGGGTACTTTTATATGGAAATGCCGCCATCAATGCCATCACCACAGAGAGATTTTGGGTGGGatttctttaattcttttgaCAGCATGAGACCCGAGGTTATCAGCGGGTACCGGAGGAGCTCAGATGATGACTTAAGGGTCGTGAGGGAAGAGGAAGGGATTCCAGAGCTAGAAGAGGAAGGTGACAGAGAAGAACAGGAAACCAAGGTGGTGATGGTTGAAGAAAATGGTGATGTGGAGCATGAGAGTGGCGTTGAGGAGGTGAAAGTAGTAGATGGTGCTAATGTGAACCAAGGAGAGCACAAGGGGCTCACAGTTATTGATACCCCAGTGGTAGGAAGGGAACTACTCGATGCTCTAAAGGACATCGAAGATCATTTTATCAGGGCTTTTGATTCTGGCAAGGACGTTTCCAGGATGCTAGAAGCCAATAGAGTTTACCTACAGTCCAACCTGGAGGAAATAAAAG AGAACTCGACTAAACTCATTCAAGCCATTACATGCAACCGGTCCACTTCATCGAGGACTTCATCATGTAAGAGTCTTGTAGCATCCTCTTCGAAAAGTTCTTCAACATGGACTGAGTATAAGAATGACCTCTTTGATGACTATGGAGGAATGGCATCAGGAAGCCATTCACTGACTTTAGGAAGATTATATGCTTGGGAGAAGAAGCTGTATGAAGAAGTTAAG GCTGGAGATAGCACGCGaaaaatttatgagaaaaaatgtttaagacTGAGAAACCAGGATGTCAGAGGAGATGGTGAACAAACACTGGACAAAACCAGAGCTGCAGTAAAAGACTTGTATGCCAGGATCTTGGTTGCTATTCGAAGTGCAGAGTCAATCTCAATGAGAATTCAGAAACTCAGAGATGAAGAATTGCAGCCCCAAATTGTTGAACTATTGAAAGG CCTAACGAGAACCTGGAAAATTATGTTGGAATCCCATGAAACCCAGAATAAGATCCTCTTTGAAGTCAGGTCCTTTACTTGCCCCACTTTTGGAAAATTCTGCAATGACACTCATCGACTAGCAACACTTCAGCTCGAGGCTGAGCTTCATAATTGGCGGGCATGCCTCATGGAGTATGTAACGGCGCAGAAACGATATGTAGAAGCTCTCCATGGCTGGCTAGCAAAGTTTGTAGTTCCTGAAGTAGAATTCTACTCTAGGGGCAGAAATTCAGCTGTGCCATATAGAGTTGATGGACCCCCATTGCTTGTTATCTGCCGTGATTGGTTAGCCTCTATAAATAAGTTACCAGATAAAGCAGTGGCATTCGCATTGAAAAGCTTCGCAAAGGATGTGAAGGCTCTGTGGGTTCAGCAAGGGGAGGAACAACAACAGAAAAGGAAAGTAGACAGCCTGGCAAAAGATATCGACAGAAGGATTCTGGCATTCGAGAAGACCGAGAGTAGATTTCTTGAATCCAAATTTACGAATCTGAAGTTGGAGACAGAAGAGGAAAATCGGGATGAGTACTTGACTGATAAGAAGGATCAGTTGGACTCGTGGAGAAGGAAGTTGGATGTAGAGAAGGAAAAACACCACAATTGCATGCAAGAAACACAAAGGATCACATTAAATGGATTTCAAACTGGGTTTTCTACAGTTTTTGAGTCCTTAATGGAGTTTTCCAAGGCttctaaaaaaatgtacaatGACCTTGTAACCTGCAGTGAAAATGCTGAGAAAGCTGGGAATCTATCATATATAGAGGGCTCCATGGTTGAAGACAATGGCAGCAGATGA